TGGACGATTTTTTGAGCGAAGCCGCGCCGGAAAAATTACGTCGGGTGGAAAAAGCCGAGCAGGTAAAAAAGGAACAATTAACCCTTGGTACCTATGTGCCAGCGCCTTATGAGCATGTAGATTTTCATGATTGGCACGACCACGAGCGTTTCAGGTTTTCGTTATGGTCAAAACGATCACAGTTTTGGATCTATCTATTCATCTTCGGCAAATGGGGATTTATTTTACTGGCCCCCATATATGTATTTGCCGCATTAGTTGTAGCTTCGACACCATACAAGCCTTACTTAGAGGAATTGGTCAGCGTAGTACTGGAGACCTATTACGTATTTCTTTTGCCGCAGCTCGTATGCTGGGGTGTCGGGGCGTTTGTGATCCGCTACCTCCCCCACCTCTGGGTCAAACCCTCCCGAGGCCCGATCTGGGAAATCAACCGCCGCACCGGCCTCGTTACCCTTTTCGATTACGACAACAACGGCGAGTACAAAAAGAACGGCACCATCGGTGAACTCACCGCACCGTTTTACGAATTCGACGCCTACATCGCGACCATCCCGGATCGTCAGGGTTTAGTGACGAACGTGTTGTACATCGCCCACCGCTACCGCGATATCGTCATCAACTTCCGGCCCTTATTCGCTCCCGGTGAAGGCCAGCTGTGCTGTGCCCTGTGGGATTTTCTGCAGAACTACATGGACACCAGCCGCCCGCTACCAGACTTGCCGCGCTACGAACAATACCGACATCTCGACCCGACAACGGCTGAATACGACCGCAAGATTGGCCGCAATCCAAGGTTCTGGATCGATATGGACGATGCTACTTTCGAGCAAGAACTCTACGACATGCGCGGCAAGATTGATCAAATCGACACCTTCCAGCGCCCGAACCTGATGGCGCGGTATGTGGAGTATGTGGATTGAGTCCCTGGAATACCGTGTGGGAAGAAACCCATCTATTTCCCGAAGCCAAGCCTATGGCGTACCGGCCGAAGCCCGATGGGATGGAAATATTCTTGCAAACACCTTGGGAAACGCTGGTTGAAGTTTCACGCTCAAACGACACCGTGTCGGTCCACACAGCATGGCAAGTCCGCGCCCAACTGACACTAAGCGATGGCAGTTCATCGTGGGTATTTCCCGCACCAAGGCCCAAAGACCCGACCCTTTTTGGAGCGGCCCACGCTACACCCAACTTCAAAGAAATTGAACAACCGTTCTGGGCAGATGAAACCACCCATAAAGCGCAGGACGACCAATGACTGCAATTAATTCGTCTTATTACGCCAGCACCGCATACTGCTCTGACCGTATCCCCAACCAACCACCTTCGGCAGAACGGTCGTGGATACGGCGCTTCGCGAAAACGCGTTTGCCATGGGGGAGCGCGCAAGAAGTCGCGCCCGATGACTTTTTAATTCGGCGCAAACCCAGCAGCTTGCGATTTCAGGAGGAAATGAACAAAGAGCGTGAAGAAAAACAAAAGCTTGGTACTTACATTCCAGCTCCATATGAGCATGTAGACTTTCACGATCGACACGACCACGAACGCTTCAGGTTTTCGTTATGGTCAAAACAATCACAATTTTGGATATACACGCTACTGTTCGGAAAGTGGGGGGCGATAATGCTATCGCCGCTTATTGTTTTGGTGTGTATTTTTGCCGAAACCAAATCGAATTCTGCCTCGCTCATAAGCTTTTTCAGCGGGATATGGGATATGGCGTATATAAGCGTAGTCCCCCTTAGCATTGCCTGGGGGGTAAGTTCGGTCGTAATCAATTACATTCCTAAGCTCTGGGTCAAACCCTCCCGAGGCCCGATCTGGGAAATCAACCGCCGCACCGGCCTTATCACCCTTTTCGATTACGACAACAACGGCGAGTACAAAAAGAACGGCACCATCGGTGAACTCACCGCACCGTTTTACGAGTTCGATGCCTACATCGCCACCATCCCGGATCGTCAGGGCTTAGTGACGAACGTGTTGTACATCGCCCACCGCTACCGCGACATCGTCATCAACTTCCGGCCCTTATTCGCTCCCGGCGAAGGTCAGCTGTGCTGCGCGCTGTGGGACTTCATACAAAACTACATGGACACCAGCCGCCCACTGCCAGACTTGCCGCGCTACGAACAATACCGACATCTCGACCCAACAACGGCTGAATACGACCGCAAGATTGGCCGCAATCCAAGGTTCTGGATCGATATGGACGACGCTACCTTCGACCAAGAACTCTACGACATGCGCGGCAAGATCGATCAAATCGACACCTTCCAACGCCCGAACCTGATGACGCGGTATGTGGAGTATGTGGATTGATCATCCGTTTCAGGCCGTAGAACTTGTGCTGGCTGCCTTGGCGCTTTGCGTTGGCAAGGCAACTCCCCCACGGTTGATTTTTATTCGGTTGAACGTATGCGCCGGTCCGCGCTTCTGTAGCCAACATGTTGGCAGGAATCCGGTCTTGCTCGGTCAGCTCAAAGCCTCTCAAACGCCGTACTACTGCGAGCGAACCAACTCAACAGGTAGTCGGCTAACACCTGCGTGCGTAGTGGCAAGCCGGCTTCGTAAGGGTGGACCAGGAACAGCGGCAAACTGGGCGTTTGATAGTCACGCATTAGCCAGCGAAGACGACCGTCGATGATTTCGGCGTGAACCATATAGGACGGTAACCGGGCGATGCCTGCACCCACCAGCGCGGCTTTTTTCAACAAGCTGTAATGGTTACTGGCAAACGGACCCGCAACCCGCACGCGTATCAGTTGATGATTTTGGTGGTAAGTCCACTCCTCGCGGCCGCTGTAGTGACTGTTGAGCAAGCATTGATGGTCACTCAACGACAGCGGCCGAGTCGGTTCGCCGTGGCGTTCCAGATAATCAGGGCTGGCACAGGTCAGCTCTTGCATATTGAGCAGCGGCTTGGACACCAATCGCTCATCGCTTGCGACGCGACTGCGTATTGCCAGGTCATACCCGTCCCGGTGCAGGTCACGAAAACCATTATTCAAGTCCAGTTCAATCTGGACCAGCGGATATTCTTTCGAAAACTCCATCAGCAAACCGTCGAAAAATGTCTCGCCCATGGACACTGGAACGGTGATCCGCACCGAGCCGGATATCTCATCATGTAATCGGGCTAATGCTTGCTTGGCGCGCTCGGCTTGATTAATCAGCGCCCTCGCTTGGGGCAAT
The nucleotide sequence above comes from Pseudomonas sp. AB6. Encoded proteins:
- a CDS encoding LysR family transcriptional regulator encodes the protein MSEMDDLVAFAILVEAGSFTLASQRLGCSKGQLSKRIKFLETSYSVTLLHRSTRRLSLTAAGAAILPQARALINQAERAKQALARLHDEISGSVRITVPVSMGETFFDGLLMEFSKEYPLVQIELDLNNGFRDLHRDGYDLAIRSRVASDERLVSKPLLNMQELTCASPDYLERHGEPTRPLSLSDHQCLLNSHYSGREEWTYHQNHQLIRVRVAGPFASNHYSLLKKAALVGAGIARLPSYMVHAEIIDGRLRWLMRDYQTPSLPLFLVHPYEAGLPLRTQVLADYLLSWFARSSTAFERL